A region of Sulfurimonas sp. DNA encodes the following proteins:
- a CDS encoding thioredoxin family protein has protein sequence MNKITLILVLGLVSLWGAQMHSYKEAVSLQKQTKKTILLGVVRTGCHYCEDMEKNFFSDPEMLKYLDDKFIMAKVNISDEKLPLGLKVNFTPTFFILDSDLKVIKTIPGSWNKQDFKDLTEKIK, from the coding sequence ATGAATAAAATAACATTAATATTAGTCTTAGGTTTAGTGTCATTATGGGGTGCCCAAATGCACTCATATAAAGAAGCGGTATCATTACAAAAGCAAACTAAGAAAACTATATTGCTAGGTGTTGTAAGAACTGGTTGTCACTATTGTGAAGATATGGAGAAAAACTTTTTTTCAGACCCAGAAATGTTGAAATATTTAGACGACAAATTTATTATGGCTAAAGTAAATATAAGTGATGAGAAGCTTCCTTTAGGGTTAAAAGTCAACTTTACTCCCACTTTTTTTATATTAGATTCAGACTTGAAAGTTATAAAAACTATTCCTGGTTCATGGAATAAACAAGATTTTAAAGATTTAACGGAGAAAATAAAATGA
- a CDS encoding MBL fold metallo-hydrolase: MKSLLMFLIFTNSLLSFEYTLKPVKISAKTHCFFGLPEVMDEHNNGNMVNSCFVNMGTSYLVIDSGPTYLYAKQTYAKMKEINNLPISYVVNTHNHDDHWLGNSYYNSIGVKIIGSSAFKYKSKVEMTRMQERVSPDAFTKTTQVFPTIFVEEKKVLNINGKKVNLISVNKKAHTDSDLLIYIPSQKIVFVGDLVFNDRIPSIRDGKLKGWIEVLDEVRLMDVDFIVGGHGELVNRSSIDMTYNYIKTLRQRVATFLEDGEEIGDVVNMVKMEKFKDINFYDSMHRQNVEIAYRMLEWENE, translated from the coding sequence TTGAAATCACTTCTAATGTTTTTAATATTTACAAATTCCCTCCTATCTTTTGAATATACTCTTAAGCCGGTAAAAATAAGTGCTAAAACACACTGCTTTTTTGGCTTACCAGAGGTGATGGACGAGCATAACAATGGTAATATGGTTAACTCCTGTTTTGTTAATATGGGGACAAGCTATCTTGTGATAGATAGCGGTCCTACATATCTTTATGCAAAACAAACATACGCAAAAATGAAAGAGATTAATAATCTTCCAATCTCTTATGTAGTAAACACTCACAATCATGATGACCACTGGCTTGGTAACTCTTACTATAATTCAATCGGTGTAAAAATAATAGGTTCAAGTGCGTTTAAATATAAGTCAAAAGTTGAGATGACTAGAATGCAAGAAAGAGTAAGTCCAGATGCATTTACTAAAACAACGCAAGTCTTTCCTACTATATTTGTAGAAGAAAAGAAGGTATTAAATATAAATGGAAAAAAAGTTAATTTAATTAGTGTAAATAAAAAAGCCCATACAGATAGTGATCTTTTAATTTACATACCTAGTCAAAAAATAGTTTTTGTCGGGGACTTGGTTTTTAACGATAGGATACCATCTATAAGAGATGGAAAACTAAAAGGCTGGATAGAAGTACTCGATGAAGTGCGTTTAATGGATGTTGACTTTATCGTAGGTGGACATGGAGAGCTAGTTAATAGAAGTTCAATTGATATGACATATAATTACATAAAAACATTAAGACAGAGAGTAGCTACATTTTTAGAAGATGGTGAAGAAATAGGTGATGTTGTAAACATGGTTAAGATGGAAAAGTTTAAAGATATAAATTTTTATGACTCTATGCATAGACAAAATGTTGAAATAGCATACAGAATGTTGGAGTGGGAAAATGAATAA
- a CDS encoding porin, giving the protein MKKNTMIKLAAGVAAILLVSTSANAGYTMKKKVGGVDTKLTVFGFAQLEARGGSGVIADNEDSKVAFGAQRIRLGWKYVAGNVRGKVFLDFNQNHDDNKKTGDGAAMPSMVKDAFISYVVDPAFVVKAGLIKMPNGMSFTMPGWNLDIAERGFDKKLVLERNTGLMISGRDIGLGNNGKVNGFEMGHERPWKGFGYDVMIANQASRSASASSSKNGGNSYAVRGMFDYTEKLHIEASYALSENAKGPSGTTGGEDYKNINIGVDSNLGKLSLKAEFFDAKNIKGTKDRDEQVFTATAGYFVTPSLEVVAKHMQGNATWATGTPDTTLSNTYLGLNIFMSMPYEDFSRKAKRARNQHKVVLNYIVAGGDTTKWNGLGGYNDNAFIAQYQFKF; this is encoded by the coding sequence ATGAAAAAAAATACAATGATTAAATTGGCTGCTGGAGTAGCTGCAATTTTACTAGTTAGTACATCAGCAAATGCTGGCTATACAATGAAGAAAAAAGTTGGTGGTGTGGATACTAAACTTACAGTTTTTGGTTTTGCTCAACTTGAGGCTCGTGGTGGTAGTGGTGTAATCGCTGATAATGAGGATTCTAAAGTTGCATTCGGTGCTCAGCGTATTCGTCTTGGTTGGAAATATGTAGCTGGAAATGTTCGTGGTAAGGTTTTCTTAGATTTTAATCAGAATCATGATGATAATAAAAAAACTGGTGATGGTGCAGCAATGCCAAGTATGGTTAAAGATGCTTTTATCTCTTATGTTGTTGATCCTGCATTTGTAGTTAAAGCTGGTCTTATTAAGATGCCAAATGGTATGAGTTTTACTATGCCTGGATGGAATCTTGATATTGCAGAGCGTGGTTTTGATAAAAAACTTGTTTTAGAGAGAAATACTGGTCTAATGATATCTGGTCGTGATATCGGTCTTGGTAATAATGGCAAGGTAAACGGTTTTGAAATGGGGCATGAGCGTCCATGGAAAGGCTTTGGTTATGATGTTATGATTGCTAATCAAGCAAGTAGAAGTGCATCTGCATCTAGCTCTAAAAATGGTGGAAACTCTTATGCTGTTCGTGGTATGTTTGATTACACTGAAAAACTGCATATTGAAGCGTCTTATGCTTTATCTGAAAATGCTAAAGGTCCAAGTGGAACTACGGGTGGAGAAGACTATAAAAACATCAATATAGGTGTTGATTCTAATCTAGGTAAGTTAAGTTTAAAGGCAGAATTTTTTGATGCAAAAAATATTAAAGGTACTAAAGATAGAGATGAGCAAGTATTTACTGCTACTGCTGGTTACTTTGTAACTCCTTCTTTAGAAGTTGTTGCTAAACACATGCAAGGTAATGCAACATGGGCAACTGGTACTCCTGATACAACTTTGTCAAATACTTATTTAGGTTTAAACATTTTTATGTCAATGCCTTATGAAGATTTTTCTCGTAAAGCAAAAAGAGCTAGAAATCAGCATAAAGTTGTACTTAACTATATTGTAGCTGGCGGAGATACTACTAAGTGGAATGGTTTAGGCGGATATAACGACAATGCATTTATCGCTCAGTACCAGTTTAAATTCTAG